The following coding sequences lie in one Zingiber officinale cultivar Zhangliang chromosome 2B, Zo_v1.1, whole genome shotgun sequence genomic window:
- the LOC122049144 gene encoding pyruvate dehydrogenase (acetyl-transferring) kinase, mitochondrial-like, which translates to MVFELVKNSLRAVQECFMNSDKNAPPVRIIVADGIEDVTIKISDEGGGIPRSGLPKIFTYLYSTAKNPLEENDEGSSDGVIMAGYGYGLPISRLYARYFGGDLQIISMEGYGKSNSFFMQYLISSSICPA; encoded by the exons ATGGTCTTTGAGTTGGTAAAAAACTCTCTGCGTGCGGTTCAAGAATGTTTTATGAATTCTGATAAGAATGCCCCTCCTGTTAGAATTATTGTCGCTGATGGGATTGAAGATGTTACAATAAAG ATATCAGATGAAGGGGGTGGCATACCAAGAAGTGGTCTTCCAAAGATTTTCACATATCTCTATAGCACTGCTAAAAATCCACTCGAGGAAAACGATGAAGGAAGCTCAGATGGAGTAATTATGGCTGGTTATGGTTATGGGCTTCCAATTAGTCGTCTCTATGCTCGCTATTTTGGTGGTGATTTACAAATTATCTCTATGGAAGGATATGGTAAATCCAATTCTTTCTTTATGCAATACTTAATCTCAAGTTCAATTTGTCCTGCTTGA